A region of the Pseudarthrobacter sp. MM222 genome:
CCGGGACCGGCCACTTGAGGTCCAACCCCGCCAGCGCGTCCAGCAACAGCTGCTGGACGGCAATCCGGGCATACCACTTCTTGTTGGCCGGGACGACGTGCCAGGGCGCGATTTCGGTGTTCGTCTTCTCAATGGCCTTCTGGTACGCATCCATGTAGTCGTCCCAGAAGGGCCGCTCCTTAACGTCGTTGCTGCTGTACTTCCACAGCTTGGTCTCGTCATCAAGCCGGGCAAGCAATCGCTGCTTCTGTTCGTCGCGGCTGATGTTGAGCATGACCTTGACGATCTTGGTGCCCGCGTCCGCCTGCCTGGCCTCAAACTCGTTGATAGCGACGTAGCGGCGGTCGAGTTCTTCCGGGCTGGCCCAGCGGTGCACGCGGTGAATCAGGACGTCCTCGTAATGCGAGCGGTCGAAGACGCCGACCATCCCGGCGGCCGGAACCGCCTTCTCGATCCGCCAGAGGAAGTCGTAGGATTTTTCCTCGGGCGTGGGCGCCTTGAAGGACTTCAGCTGCACGCCCTGCGGGTTCATCGTCCCCATGACGTGGTTGACGATGCCTCCCTTGCCGGCGGTGTCCATGGCCTGCAGGATCAGCAGGATCCGCTTGGTCCCGCCAAAGCGCGACTCGGCGAAGAGCTGCTCTTGCAGGGTGGTCAGCTTCCCGTCGAGCTCGGCCAGAAGTTCCGTGCCGTCGGACTTCTCCCCCGGATACCCGGGAGTTGAATCCGGATCGGAATCCTTAAGCCGAAAGCCTTTTCCGGCCTTCAGCATCTCCGAGGGGAGTTTCTCGAAAGTCACAGCGTCTGTCATGGAAGCCTCTTCCGTCCGGGCAGCCTGTGCGCCGGAAGGTCGCCCGGCTGCGCTGCTGCCCTCAGGCTAGTTCCCTTTGTACCTGCTCAGGAAGTCCGCCATGCGGCCGATTGCCTCTTCTATGTCCTTGACGAGCGGGAGCGTGACCATGCGGAAGTGGTCCGGACGGACCCAGTTGAACGCCCGCCCGTGCGAAACCAGGATCTTCTGCTCGCGGAGCAGGTCCAGCACGAATTTCTCGTCGTCCCGGATGTGGTAGACCTCCGGGTCCAGCCGCGGGAAGAGGTACAGCGCGCCCCGGGCCTGCTGCGTGCTGACACCCGGGATGGCGTTGAGCAGGTCGTAGGCCTTGTTCCGCTGCTCCAAAAGCCGTCCCCCGGGCAGGATGAGGTCATTGATGCTCTGGTATCCGCCGAGGGCGGTCTGGATGGCGTGCTGTGCCGGCACGTTGGCGCACAGGCGCATGTTGGCCAGCAGGCTGATGCCTTCCAGATAATCGGCGGCGTCGTGCTTGGGGCCGGAAATGGCCATCCAGCCGGCCCGGTAGCCGCAGACCCGGTAGGCCTTGGACAGACCGCTGAAGGTGAGGCACAGGACGTCGTCGCCGGTAAGGCTGGCCATGTTCACGTGGACGGCGTCCTCGTAGAGGATCTTCTCGTAGATCTCGTCGGCGAAGAGGATCAGGCCGTGCTTCTCGGCCAGGGCAACGATCTTCTTGAGCGTCTCCTCCGGATACACCGCACCGGTGGGGTTGTTGGGGTTGATGACCACGATGCCCTTGGTCCGGGGCGTGATCTTGGCTTCCATATCCTCAAGGTCAGGCTGCCAGCCGGATTCCTCGTCACACAGGTAGTGCACCGGACGGCCGCTGGCCAGCGCCACGGACGCGGTCCACAGCGGGTAGTCCGGGGTCGGGATGAGGACCTCGTCGCCGTCGTCCAGCAGTGCCATCAGCGACATTGTGATGAGTTCGCTGACACCGTTGCCCAGGTAGATGTCATCGACATGGATGTTCTGGATCCCGCGCGTCTGGTAGTACTGCGAGACGGCGGTGCGGGCGGAGAAGATGCCCCGGGAATCGCTGTAGCCCTGGGCGTGCGGCAGGTGGCGGATCATGTCCACCAGGATGGCGTCCGGCGCTTCAAACCCGAACGGGGCGGGGTTTCCGATATTCAGTTTGAGGATCCGGTGACCCTCCGCCTCCATCTGCTGGGCGGCCTGAAGGATCGGTCCACGGATGTCGTAAAGGACATTATGAAGCTTGGTGGACTGCTTGAATTCTGCCATCCATCAAATATGCCATATCGGGGATGTACTTCCCGTGAGACTTGCCTCACAGGCTGATCCCGCCGCCAGAGGCGCGGGAACGACGTCGGCCGCCGCACCCCCTTGAGTAACAAGGTGGGCGCGGCGGCCGCCGTCGTACGTCAGGAATAGAAGCCGTGCGCCCTACTTGACCAGTCCCTTTTCCTTAAGCCACGCTGCCGCGGCGTCCTTCGGGTTCTGCTTCTGGCTGCCGCTGACGGAGCGGTTGAGGTTGATCAGGTCCTCGGTGGTGAGGACCTTGGACACTGCGTTCAGGGCCTCTTTGGCCTTGTCCGTCATCTTGGATTCGTTGTAGAGCGGCAGGACCTGCTGGGCGATGAAGTTGTTCTTCGGGTCCTCCAGCACCACCAGGTCGTTGTCCGCGATCGAGGGCGTGGTGGTGTAGATGTCGGCCACCTGGACCTGGTCGGAGAGCAAAGCCTTGAGCGTGACGGCCCCGCCGCCGTCGCTGAACGGTTCGAGCTTCTTAGGCACGCAGTTGTAGTTCTTCTGCAGGCCGGGCAGCCCGTAGGCGCGCTCGGCGAAGGTTGCCGGCGCCCCCACCACAATCTCGCTGCAGACCTTGGCGAGGTCCTCGATGGACTTCAGCTGGTACTTCTCGGCGGTGGCCTTCGTGACGACCATTGCGTCCTTGTCCTCGGCCTTGGAGGGCTCCAGCACGGCCAGGCCGTCGGGCAGCTTGCCCGGCAGCGCCTTGTAGATGTCCTCCGCCGAGACCTCCGTGGCGTCCTTGCTGACGTGCAGCAGCAGGTTTCCGCTGTAGTCGGGGATGACATCCACGGAACCGTCCTGTACAGCCTTGAAGTAGACCTCGCGGGAGCCGATGTTCGGCTTGGTGCTCGCAGTCAAGCCCGCTCCGTTCAGCGCACCAGCGTAGACCTCGGCAATGATCTGGCTCTCCGGGAAATCTGCGGAACCGATGACCAGGGCCGCGCCGGCGCCGGACGTGGCTCCGCCGGTGGCGGGGGCCGTTGACAGCGGATCGGACGAGCCTCCGCAGGCGGACAGTGCCATGGCCAGGCCGACGCCGGCGGCCAGGCCGCCGAATGCGCGCCTGCCGAGTGCTCGTTGGCGGGTTTCCTTCATGACGTACCTCCTTGAACAACAGTCTCCGCGGTTACGGGGTCTGTGAGATCAACCGCAGCCTGATGGCTCCGGTCTGGCTGAGAACGGGCTCCCCGTGACAGGAAGAGCCGCTGGAACAGGGCAAGGGCGAGGTCGACGGCGATTGCGAGCCCCGCAATGAGGAGCGAGCCGCCGAGCATCTGGGGGAAATCGGAGAGCACGAGCCCGTCGAACAGGTAGCGTCCGAGTCCGCCGAGGTTGATGTAGGCGACCACCGAGACAGTGGCGATGACCTGGAGCACGCCGGTGCGGAACCCGCCGAACATCACGGGCAGCGCATTGGGGAACTCGGCCCGGAAAAGGACCTGGAGTTCGGTCATGCCCATGGCGCGGGCGGCGTCCACGACGTTCCGGTCGACGCTGGAGATCCCGGCGTAGGTGCCGGCCAGCAGCGGCGGCACCGTAAGTATTACCAGCGCCCAGATCGGCGGCATGAGTCCGATGCCGGCGAGCAGCACGAACAGCGTCAGGAGGCCGAGGGTGGGCAGTGCCCTGAGGGCGCCGGCCAGCGCCACAATGGCCACCCGCCCGCGGCCGGTGTGTCCGACGTAGAGACCGATCGGCACTGCGATGGCGGTGGCGATCAGCATGACGAGGCCGGTGTACTGCAGGTGCTCGACCAGCCGGGCAGGGATCCCGGCGCTGCCGGTCCAATGTTCCGGCTCGGCCAGCCAGTCGAAGGTATCCGTGATGACGTTGCTCAAGCGGCATCACCGGCGGCTTTCGCGTCGGAAAGCCGCAGCGCTGCTGCCGTGGGGCCGGTCCTTGCCCCGCCGCGGTCCTGGCCCGCACCGCGCGGTGCCACGGCCCGGGTCCATGGCGTAAGCAGCCGTTCCAGCAACACCAGCACTGCATCCATCAGCAGCGCCAGGACCAGGATGGCAATAATGCCCACGATGACCTCGGTGACGAAGTCGCGCTGCAGCCCGGAGGTGAACAGCATCCCGAGGTTCCCGATGCCAAGCAGCGCGGCGACGCTGACGAGCGAGATATTGCTGACCGAAACGACGCGGAGCCCGGCGAAGAGCACCGGGAGCGACAGCGGGAGGTCGATCTGCAGGAACCGGGCGGCTGGTTTGAACCCCATCGCCACGGCAGCCTGGCGGAGGTCTTCGTCCACGGAATCAAAGGCGTCCAGCGCGGCCCGGACGAGGAGCGCGACGGCGTAGATGGTCAGGGCCACCACCACGTTGAGCGGGTCTAGGATCCTCGTGCCGATCACGGTCGGCAGGATAATGAAGAGCGCCAGCGACGGGATCGTATAGAGCAGCGAGGACGCCGTCACCACGACGGAGCGCAGGGCACGGCTCTGCCGGGCGAACTGGGCCAGTGGAACCGCGATCAGCAGTCCGAAGACCATCGGCAGCACGGCGAGCACCAGGTGTTGCCCGGCGAGGCTGTATACCCGCCCGCTGTTGGCCAGGAACCATTCCATCAGATCGCGCCCTGCCGGACCCGGCGGTGCGATTCGATGACTGCCAGTACCTCATCGGCTTTGATGACGCCGGCCACGCTGCCGTCGGCGTCCACGGCGACGCCGAGTCCGGAGGGCGAGGACAGCGCGGCGTCGAGCGCCCGACGGAGGGTGTCCCCCTTGCGGAACAGCGATCCGCCGGGGACCATCGAGCTGCCCTGGCCGGGGCCGGCCCAGCCCAGCGGACGCAGCGCGTCGTCCACCACCAACTCCCAGTCGTCCGGGGAACTGCCCTCACGCTCGAGGTCGGCGACGGTGAGGGTTCCCACGGGGTGGATGGTGACGCCGTCGGAGGGGCTGAATCCGAGGTGCCGGAAGCCACGGTCCCGGCCCACGAATGAAGCGACAAAGTCGTTCGCCGGCGCCCGCAGGATTTCCTCGGGGGTGGCGTACTGCGCAAGCTTGCCGCCGATGCCGAACACTGCCACCTTGTCCCCGAGCACGGTGGCCTCGTCAATGTCGTGGGTGACGAAGACGATGGTCTTGGCCAGGTCGCGCTGGAGCCGGAGGAGTTCCTGCTGGAGTTCGTCGCGGACCACCGGGTCGACGGCGCTGAAGGGTTCGTCCATGAGGAGCACGGGCGGGTCGGCGGCCAGTGCCCGGGCCACGCCAACGCGCTGCTGCTGGCCGCCGGAGAGCTGGGAGGGGTAGCGCTTGCCCAGCGCCGAGGCCAGCCCGACGACGTCGAGCAGTTCCTGCGCGCGCTTCCGGGCTTCGGCCTTGGATACGCCGTTGAGGCGGGGAACGGTCGCGATGTTGTCCAGTACGGAACGGTGTGGCATCAGGCCGGAGGACTGCATGACGTAGCCCATGGAGCGCCGCAGCTTTGCCGCCGGTACGGAGGTGACGTCCTCCCCGCCGACCGTGATGGTGCCCGACGTCGGTTCGACCATGCGGTTGATCATCCGCAGCGAAGTGGTCTTTCCGCAGCCGGAAGGTCCGACGAAGACCGTGATGGTGCCTTTGTCGATGGACATGGTCAGCTCATCAACGGCAGGCTGTCCGCTCTGGTATTGCTTGGTGACGCTCTGGAACTCGATCATGGCTTCGGCCATTTCCGGGCTTACCTAACT
Encoded here:
- a CDS encoding ABC transporter substrate-binding protein, with translation MKETRQRALGRRAFGGLAAGVGLAMALSACGGSSDPLSTAPATGGATSGAGAALVIGSADFPESQIIAEVYAGALNGAGLTASTKPNIGSREVYFKAVQDGSVDVIPDYSGNLLLHVSKDATEVSAEDIYKALPGKLPDGLAVLEPSKAEDKDAMVVTKATAEKYQLKSIEDLAKVCSEIVVGAPATFAERAYGLPGLQKNYNCVPKKLEPFSDGGGAVTLKALLSDQVQVADIYTTTPSIADNDLVVLEDPKNNFIAQQVLPLYNESKMTDKAKEALNAVSKVLTTEDLINLNRSVSGSQKQNPKDAAAAWLKEKGLVK
- a CDS encoding PPK2 family polyphosphate kinase, translating into MTDAVTFEKLPSEMLKAGKGFRLKDSDPDSTPGYPGEKSDGTELLAELDGKLTTLQEQLFAESRFGGTKRILLILQAMDTAGKGGIVNHVMGTMNPQGVQLKSFKAPTPEEKSYDFLWRIEKAVPAAGMVGVFDRSHYEDVLIHRVHRWASPEELDRRYVAINEFEARQADAGTKIVKVMLNISRDEQKQRLLARLDDETKLWKYSSNDVKERPFWDDYMDAYQKAIEKTNTEIAPWHVVPANKKWYARIAVQQLLLDALAGLDLKWPVPELDVSMERDLVERS
- a CDS encoding ABC transporter ATP-binding protein translates to MAEAMIEFQSVTKQYQSGQPAVDELTMSIDKGTITVFVGPSGCGKTTSLRMINRMVEPTSGTITVGGEDVTSVPAAKLRRSMGYVMQSSGLMPHRSVLDNIATVPRLNGVSKAEARKRAQELLDVVGLASALGKRYPSQLSGGQQQRVGVARALAADPPVLLMDEPFSAVDPVVRDELQQELLRLQRDLAKTIVFVTHDIDEATVLGDKVAVFGIGGKLAQYATPEEILRAPANDFVASFVGRDRGFRHLGFSPSDGVTIHPVGTLTVADLEREGSSPDDWELVVDDALRPLGWAGPGQGSSMVPGGSLFRKGDTLRRALDAALSSPSGLGVAVDADGSVAGVIKADEVLAVIESHRRVRQGAI
- a CDS encoding ABC transporter permease gives rise to the protein MEWFLANSGRVYSLAGQHLVLAVLPMVFGLLIAVPLAQFARQSRALRSVVVTASSLLYTIPSLALFIILPTVIGTRILDPLNVVVALTIYAVALLVRAALDAFDSVDEDLRQAAVAMGFKPAARFLQIDLPLSLPVLFAGLRVVSVSNISLVSVAALLGIGNLGMLFTSGLQRDFVTEVIVGIIAILVLALLMDAVLVLLERLLTPWTRAVAPRGAGQDRGGARTGPTAAALRLSDAKAAGDAA
- a CDS encoding pyridoxal phosphate-dependent aminotransferase — encoded protein: MAEFKQSTKLHNVLYDIRGPILQAAQQMEAEGHRILKLNIGNPAPFGFEAPDAILVDMIRHLPHAQGYSDSRGIFSARTAVSQYYQTRGIQNIHVDDIYLGNGVSELITMSLMALLDDGDEVLIPTPDYPLWTASVALASGRPVHYLCDEESGWQPDLEDMEAKITPRTKGIVVINPNNPTGAVYPEETLKKIVALAEKHGLILFADEIYEKILYEDAVHVNMASLTGDDVLCLTFSGLSKAYRVCGYRAGWMAISGPKHDAADYLEGISLLANMRLCANVPAQHAIQTALGGYQSINDLILPGGRLLEQRNKAYDLLNAIPGVSTQQARGALYLFPRLDPEVYHIRDDEKFVLDLLREQKILVSHGRAFNWVRPDHFRMVTLPLVKDIEEAIGRMADFLSRYKGN
- a CDS encoding ABC transporter permease; this translates as MSNVITDTFDWLAEPEHWTGSAGIPARLVEHLQYTGLVMLIATAIAVPIGLYVGHTGRGRVAIVALAGALRALPTLGLLTLFVLLAGIGLMPPIWALVILTVPPLLAGTYAGISSVDRNVVDAARAMGMTELQVLFRAEFPNALPVMFGGFRTGVLQVIATVSVVAYINLGGLGRYLFDGLVLSDFPQMLGGSLLIAGLAIAVDLALALFQRLFLSRGARSQPDRSHQAAVDLTDPVTAETVVQGGTS